The proteins below come from a single Anderseniella sp. Alg231-50 genomic window:
- a CDS encoding dihydropteroate synthase — protein sequence MLNFEDENPIVIGENINTTRRIRADSKNIVKKDGKVFWRYPALDGGDGFLDVTEQYPEDEKQVRSARIGHIRQGVKDQEMDFLTWAIKAQVNAGSHIIDLCVDELSVYPEERHEFMRWIVKTAQKICPEVSFAVDSSDPDTLRAGLEVYDMSLSRPAINSVSLEAGRDVVIDIGKEAGALIFANGSGDSGMPQDEHERIANLTKLMAMMDEKGVPVRDRFLDPLVFPVGAGPHFGVHFLNAVKGLREKYPDVRIFGGLSNVSFGLPRRKLLNDAFIRLCMDAGCDALMIDPLMNPLEEILKPPVDQAEYERAAAVMTAEDEYGLKYLKYVRGQAAA from the coding sequence ATGCTGAATTTTGAAGACGAAAACCCGATTGTAATCGGTGAGAACATCAATACGACACGTCGCATTCGAGCCGATTCCAAGAACATCGTGAAGAAGGACGGCAAGGTTTTCTGGCGCTATCCGGCGCTGGATGGCGGTGACGGGTTTCTCGACGTCACGGAACAGTACCCTGAAGACGAAAAGCAGGTTCGCTCGGCCCGCATCGGCCATATCCGTCAGGGCGTCAAGGATCAGGAGATGGATTTTCTCACCTGGGCCATCAAGGCGCAGGTCAATGCCGGTTCCCACATTATCGACCTGTGTGTGGACGAGTTGTCGGTGTACCCGGAAGAGCGCCACGAATTCATGCGCTGGATCGTCAAGACCGCCCAGAAGATTTGCCCGGAGGTTTCCTTTGCCGTCGACAGTTCAGACCCCGACACATTGCGCGCCGGTCTGGAAGTCTACGACATGTCGCTGTCGCGCCCGGCCATCAATTCGGTCAGCCTGGAAGCTGGCCGCGATGTCGTCATCGACATCGGAAAGGAAGCCGGCGCCCTGATTTTCGCCAATGGATCAGGTGATTCCGGCATGCCGCAGGATGAACATGAGCGTATTGCGAACCTGACCAAGCTGATGGCAATGATGGATGAAAAGGGTGTTCCCGTGCGCGACCGGTTTCTTGATCCGCTGGTCTTCCCGGTCGGGGCAGGGCCGCACTTCGGCGTGCATTTCCTGAATGCGGTCAAAGGCCTGCGTGAGAAGTATCCCGACGTCCGCATTTTTGGAGGCCTGTCCAACGTCTCCTTCGGACTGCCCCGGCGCAAGCTGCTGAACGACGCCTTCATTCGCCTGTGCATGGATGCAGGATGCGATGCGCTTATGATCGACCCGTTGATGAATCCGCTGGAGGAAATCCTGAAGCCGCCAGTTGATCAGGCCGAGTATGAAAGAGCCGCAGCCGTCATGACGGCAGAAGACGAGTACGGCTTGAAATACCTGAAATATGTCAGGGGCCAGGCTGCGGCCTGA
- a CDS encoding hemopexin repeat-containing protein: MIGPLAAVHVDWTGSAKTGPAHALYFFKKRQYIRWDIEKEQVWPDYPMEIAEGWPGLQDHFPGSDLCGAIHVPGWHNKIWFFFQGQDSVVGWDVKTNKVDEATTPVGTLLPCAASSGGPFAPIYVDRGDSQTVYVFRGDEYTRFTVADGALPTKSDDGYPRKIGQGWTGGLTVAPLCGVSVNWPNRSSALKNNKLYFFLGDLYTRWDIGTHSNNYRLDIPAGWVGWPEFE, translated from the coding sequence ATGATCGGACCATTGGCGGCAGTTCATGTCGACTGGACCGGATCGGCCAAAACCGGGCCGGCACATGCGTTGTATTTCTTCAAGAAGCGCCAGTACATCCGCTGGGATATCGAAAAAGAACAGGTGTGGCCGGACTACCCTATGGAAATTGCCGAAGGCTGGCCCGGTCTGCAGGATCATTTTCCAGGCTCTGATCTTTGCGGCGCCATCCATGTCCCGGGCTGGCACAACAAGATCTGGTTTTTCTTTCAGGGCCAGGACAGCGTTGTCGGCTGGGACGTGAAAACCAACAAGGTCGATGAAGCAACAACGCCGGTTGGCACTCTTTTGCCGTGCGCGGCAAGCTCCGGCGGCCCGTTTGCGCCGATCTATGTGGATCGTGGTGACAGCCAGACCGTCTATGTGTTTCGCGGCGATGAATACACGCGCTTCACCGTTGCGGACGGCGCACTGCCAACGAAAAGCGACGACGGATATCCGCGAAAAATCGGGCAAGGCTGGACCGGCGGTCTGACCGTTGCTCCACTGTGCGGTGTCAGCGTGAACTGGCCCAACAGAAGTTCCGCCCTGAAAAACAACAAGCTGTATTTCTTCCTGGGCGATCTCTACACCCGGTGGGATATCGGCACGCATTCCAACAACTACCGCCTGGACATTCCCGCCGGGTGGGTTGGCTGGCCTGAGTTTGAATAG
- the arsA gene encoding arsenical pump-driving ATPase, whose translation MTFLEKTTPNLFFTGKGGVGKTSTSCAAGVRLAGDGKKVLLVSTDPASNLEEVFDQSIGGEPTEIATAPGLFALNVDPEAAAEAYREKLIGPYRGILPETAIAAMEEQMAGACTVEIAAFNEFARLLGDPDAIAGFDHVIFDTAPTGHTLRLLTLPTAWSGFIENASAGTSCLGPLQGLVEQRDLYASTVDALSDSAKTTVVLVSRPEQSALAEAARTAEEFLDLDITNQQLVVNGVFKANDRSDAIAVGLEARGQEALESVPDALAKLPRIDLPLRPRQVVGMEALKAFFIPEFELPEIAAQAPDIGGWSSFDELVDKLDGDGGVIMTMGKGGVGKTTIAAEIARELANRGRKVLLTTTDPAAHVADAAGDVPANLKVSRIDPEEEVANYRERVLATTGKNLDADGLALLEEDLASPCTEEIAVFQAFAETVNEATDRIVVMDTAPTGHTILLLDAAQSYHKEVSRQAKSVSDSVLKLLPRLRDGDFTRIVLCALPEATPVHEAGQLQSDLRRAGIEPFAWVANQSLSPLAVTDPVLVARRAQENRYLTEIQNEQSTYPVLIELKTTMPAQSELRQSA comes from the coding sequence ATGACATTCCTGGAAAAAACGACGCCCAACCTGTTCTTCACCGGCAAGGGCGGGGTCGGCAAGACATCGACAAGTTGTGCGGCAGGCGTCCGCCTGGCCGGTGACGGCAAAAAGGTGCTTCTGGTCTCGACCGATCCGGCATCCAACCTGGAAGAGGTTTTTGACCAGTCGATCGGTGGCGAGCCGACAGAGATTGCCACAGCGCCTGGCCTTTTCGCCCTGAACGTTGATCCCGAGGCCGCTGCTGAAGCTTATCGCGAAAAACTGATCGGGCCGTATCGCGGCATCCTGCCTGAAACTGCAATTGCTGCGATGGAAGAGCAGATGGCGGGGGCCTGCACAGTTGAAATCGCGGCCTTCAATGAATTCGCCCGCCTGCTTGGGGATCCGGACGCGATTGCCGGATTTGACCACGTCATTTTCGACACGGCGCCAACCGGGCATACGCTGCGCCTGCTGACCCTGCCGACGGCATGGTCGGGGTTCATTGAAAATGCCAGCGCGGGCACGTCCTGCCTCGGTCCGCTGCAGGGTCTGGTTGAACAGCGCGACCTGTACGCATCGACGGTTGATGCATTGTCGGATTCAGCCAAGACAACTGTGGTCCTGGTTTCACGCCCGGAACAGTCGGCGCTGGCGGAAGCGGCTCGGACCGCAGAAGAGTTTCTGGATCTCGACATCACCAATCAGCAACTCGTGGTGAACGGGGTGTTCAAGGCAAATGACAGGTCTGATGCAATTGCGGTCGGCCTTGAGGCACGGGGCCAGGAGGCCCTTGAATCCGTTCCGGACGCCCTGGCCAAACTGCCTCGCATCGATCTGCCGCTGCGTCCGCGCCAGGTTGTGGGCATGGAGGCATTGAAAGCCTTCTTCATCCCCGAATTCGAGCTGCCTGAGATTGCAGCGCAAGCCCCCGACATTGGCGGCTGGTCGAGCTTCGACGAGCTCGTAGACAAGCTTGATGGCGACGGTGGGGTCATCATGACGATGGGCAAGGGCGGTGTTGGAAAAACGACCATCGCAGCAGAGATCGCCCGGGAGCTGGCCAATCGCGGGCGCAAGGTATTGCTGACCACGACCGATCCGGCAGCCCATGTTGCGGACGCTGCCGGCGATGTACCGGCAAACCTCAAGGTGTCGCGTATTGATCCCGAAGAGGAGGTGGCCAATTACCGTGAGCGGGTCCTGGCAACCACAGGCAAAAACCTGGATGCGGACGGCCTGGCCCTGCTGGAAGAAGACCTGGCATCGCCGTGCACCGAGGAGATCGCCGTGTTCCAGGCTTTCGCGGAAACCGTGAACGAGGCAACAGACCGGATCGTCGTCATGGACACGGCGCCGACCGGCCATACGATCCTGTTGCTGGATGCTGCGCAATCCTACCACAAGGAGGTCAGCCGTCAGGCCAAGTCGGTGTCGGATTCTGTCCTGAAGCTGCTGCCGCGGCTTCGCGACGGCGACTTCACCCGGATTGTCCTGTGCGCCCTGCCGGAGGCGACGCCTGTGCATGAGGCAGGACAGCTGCAGTCCGATCTGCGGCGTGCTGGCATTGAACCGTTTGCGTGGGTCGCCAATCAATCCCTGTCGCCGCTTGCCGTGACCGACCCGGTTCTTGTCGCCAGGCGCGCGCAGGAAAACCGGTACCTCACTGAAATACAGAACGAGCAGTCGACCTATCCGGTGCTGATTGAACTGAAAACAACAATGCCTGCGCAAAGCGAGTTGCGTCAATCAGCCTGA
- a CDS encoding ABC transporter permease subunit, giving the protein MLGQQILSGLATGSLYALTAIAVVVVFRNTRTINLAQGDFAMIGAFLGIIFLKEWGLNYFAMLLLVVASCMFLGAFVERVIMRPVADSDWLTLFTTTIGVYYILHGFAGWIWGRDTKAFPVNFDPTPVELFGALVSKGHLYNMGVALLIGGVLWWFFTKTKQGIAMRAVTDDPETAHLMGIPVKFIVTLTWCMAGAIAGFIGVLMAPIIYVSPEMMDEILIKGYVAAVFGGLYSFRGAVIGALMIGVAENLAGGYLGSHYKTSVAFIMIVVLLAFRPQGLMGIQQRREI; this is encoded by the coding sequence ATGCTAGGCCAGCAGATATTGAGCGGGCTTGCGACGGGGAGCCTTTATGCCCTTACGGCGATCGCAGTGGTTGTCGTGTTTCGCAACACAAGAACCATCAATCTCGCGCAAGGCGACTTTGCAATGATCGGCGCATTCCTGGGGATCATTTTCCTCAAGGAATGGGGCTTGAATTATTTCGCCATGCTGCTGCTGGTGGTGGCTTCCTGCATGTTCCTCGGCGCGTTCGTTGAACGTGTCATCATGCGGCCGGTCGCTGACTCAGACTGGCTGACGCTCTTCACCACGACAATCGGCGTCTACTATATCCTGCATGGCTTTGCCGGATGGATATGGGGACGCGACACCAAGGCATTTCCGGTCAACTTCGATCCGACACCGGTGGAATTGTTCGGCGCATTGGTCAGCAAGGGACACCTGTACAATATGGGAGTTGCCCTGCTGATCGGCGGGGTGCTGTGGTGGTTCTTCACCAAAACCAAGCAAGGTATCGCCATGCGCGCGGTCACCGATGATCCCGAGACAGCCCACCTGATGGGAATTCCGGTGAAGTTCATCGTGACGCTGACCTGGTGCATGGCAGGCGCGATCGCAGGTTTCATCGGCGTCCTGATGGCACCGATCATCTATGTGTCGCCTGAAATGATGGACGAGATTTTGATCAAGGGCTACGTGGCAGCCGTGTTCGGCGGACTGTATTCCTTCCGCGGGGCCGTGATCGGAGCGCTGATGATCGGCGTCGCTGAAAACCTCGCCGGCGGCTATCTGGGCAGCCACTACAAGACCTCGGTGGCCTTCATAATGATTGTCGTGCTGCTGGCCTTCCGCCCGCAGGGCCTGATGGGCATTCAACAACGGCGTGAGATTTGA
- a CDS encoding branched-chain amino acid ABC transporter permease, giving the protein MDAHRDKTSDAQSGQDTIARSRTQAVKDLKRRFMRNDILFSAAFFVAMLAAPLFPDVKGWMLSQASLVIIYIIAALGVLVLVGFTGLVSVGHGGFLAIGAYTSALLTLHLHVDLVIGILAGMAMAGAIGAVLALIFLRLSGAFMAIGTLGFAFFVGTILNNVPFFQGRDGILLEANHVLGIEIGDHGFYYVSTVCLILVTLFVFALSNSGTGRAFMALRDAEKAAMSSGVNRLKYRTLAFTLSAAITGIAGALNAHVVNYVSAEVFADIWYSVDILMAVVVGGSTIIFGPFLGGFFVVMLPFFFEQLADFSFILKGVVLILVLRFAPAGIMELLVRPLKNARRRLLRKTGGSMAAEEAGQ; this is encoded by the coding sequence ATGGATGCTCACAGGGACAAAACCTCCGACGCTCAATCCGGTCAGGACACCATTGCCCGCAGCAGGACCCAGGCCGTCAAGGACCTGAAACGCCGTTTCATGCGCAACGACATCCTGTTTTCGGCAGCGTTCTTCGTGGCCATGCTGGCTGCCCCGCTGTTTCCGGACGTCAAAGGCTGGATGCTGAGCCAGGCGTCGCTGGTGATCATATACATCATTGCCGCGCTGGGGGTTCTGGTCCTCGTCGGGTTCACCGGGCTGGTCTCGGTGGGGCACGGAGGCTTCCTGGCGATCGGCGCCTATACATCGGCGCTGCTGACACTGCATCTGCACGTTGACCTCGTAATCGGCATCCTGGCCGGCATGGCGATGGCAGGGGCTATCGGGGCGGTGCTGGCGCTGATCTTCCTGCGCCTGTCCGGGGCCTTCATGGCAATCGGCACACTTGGGTTCGCCTTCTTTGTCGGGACCATCCTCAACAATGTTCCTTTCTTCCAGGGCCGCGACGGCATTCTGCTGGAAGCAAACCATGTTCTGGGGATAGAGATCGGCGATCACGGCTTCTACTATGTCTCGACGGTATGCCTGATACTGGTGACACTGTTCGTGTTCGCGCTGTCGAACTCGGGAACCGGGCGCGCCTTCATGGCGTTGAGGGATGCGGAAAAGGCGGCCATGTCCAGCGGCGTGAACCGCCTCAAGTACCGCACGCTTGCCTTCACCCTGAGCGCGGCAATCACCGGCATTGCGGGGGCATTGAACGCGCATGTGGTGAACTATGTGTCGGCAGAGGTTTTTGCCGACATCTGGTACTCCGTCGACATTCTGATGGCTGTTGTCGTCGGCGGTTCGACGATCATTTTCGGACCGTTCCTGGGCGGTTTCTTCGTTGTGATGTTGCCGTTTTTCTTTGAACAACTTGCTGATTTCTCCTTCATCCTGAAAGGCGTCGTGCTGATCCTCGTGTTGCGCTTTGCACCGGCCGGCATCATGGAACTGCTCGTCAGACCCCTCAAGAATGCGCGCCGCCGCCTGTTGCGAAAGACAGGTGGGTCCATGGCTGCAGAGGAGGCCGGGCAATGA
- a CDS encoding molybdopterin-containing oxidoreductase family protein, which produces MKLSDRIAKIKDAKLVKSFCYSCPWNCPTEVYVRDNKVVYVKGNEDAPNNIGTRCSKGMASWWMTQDPDRLKYPMLRTNAKGQHGEFKRISWDEAFTFIADKLKSIAEKHGPEAVALTCHHDPNTQFYRHLLGDLYGSPNMYTHTSGCEMDRRSACLTLFGHVFPMHDFANSKYIVLWGMNMLGANQGLFESRAVLEAKKRGAKIIVIDPSFTETAQKANEWIPINPGTDGAMALAMCQHIIAKGLHDKEFVKKYCEGFDGFRDHLKDNGYTPEWAAEICGVDAETIKRLAREFATTKPAMSAIFKGSGYYTNGNDAGRACYILDAICGQVDGPGNLHLKDWAPVGLPLDIPEKAKRKPKKEPLHAAMGYPIAPDLPNAQLPKAVIDGDPYPVKALFVQSTNPVMSDPDRDKMLEMFKNLELAVACEVLMSETALECDIVLPETSFYEMAEVRQGLWLGAEAIICQPAIEPIGESKPPYEIAKGIAQKMGWGEHFAFEHWEDWAKTATADLPGGLEKLKELGFWAQPPKFNKLPDCLATKTGKIEIFSHAYADAGFNAYPEYTERSVLPDDDYPLQVTHSKLSMHCNIVTQNNPLLMEICPENWVEINASDAAKYAIEDDQMVVIESPKDNITIRAKVVQGLVPGAVSIRHGHGFGHWAMGSVAKGKGAHSNNLMEIHTNPVTGANCYNECKVRVRPA; this is translated from the coding sequence GTGAAGTTATCAGACCGCATAGCGAAAATTAAGGACGCGAAACTCGTCAAGAGTTTCTGCTACTCGTGCCCGTGGAATTGCCCAACCGAGGTTTATGTCCGCGACAACAAGGTCGTTTATGTCAAAGGCAATGAAGACGCGCCCAACAACATCGGTACCCGTTGCTCGAAGGGCATGGCCAGCTGGTGGATGACGCAGGATCCCGACAGGCTGAAGTACCCGATGCTGCGCACCAATGCCAAAGGCCAGCACGGCGAGTTCAAGCGCATTTCGTGGGATGAAGCCTTCACCTTCATTGCCGACAAGCTGAAATCAATCGCGGAAAAACACGGGCCCGAGGCGGTCGCGCTAACCTGCCACCATGATCCCAACACCCAGTTTTACCGCCACCTTCTCGGCGATCTCTACGGCTCGCCGAACATGTATACGCACACGTCGGGATGTGAAATGGACCGCCGGTCTGCCTGCCTGACCCTGTTCGGCCACGTATTCCCCATGCACGACTTCGCCAATTCCAAGTACATCGTGCTTTGGGGCATGAACATGCTCGGCGCCAACCAGGGGTTGTTTGAAAGCCGTGCCGTGCTCGAGGCGAAAAAACGTGGCGCCAAGATTATTGTGATCGATCCCTCGTTCACCGAAACCGCGCAAAAGGCAAATGAATGGATCCCGATCAATCCGGGCACCGACGGTGCCATGGCCCTGGCCATGTGCCAGCACATCATTGCCAAGGGGTTGCATGACAAGGAGTTCGTCAAAAAATACTGTGAAGGGTTCGACGGGTTCCGCGACCACCTGAAAGACAATGGCTACACCCCGGAGTGGGCGGCGGAAATTTGTGGCGTCGACGCTGAAACCATAAAGCGCCTGGCGCGTGAGTTTGCCACCACGAAACCCGCCATGTCAGCCATTTTCAAAGGCTCCGGATATTATACCAATGGCAATGATGCCGGCAGGGCGTGCTATATTCTGGATGCGATTTGCGGCCAGGTGGACGGCCCAGGCAACCTGCACCTGAAAGACTGGGCGCCGGTCGGCCTGCCACTTGATATTCCGGAAAAGGCCAAGCGCAAGCCCAAAAAAGAGCCGCTGCATGCGGCCATGGGATACCCAATCGCGCCGGACCTGCCCAACGCCCAGTTGCCAAAGGCGGTGATCGACGGCGATCCCTATCCGGTCAAGGCGTTGTTCGTGCAGTCCACCAACCCGGTGATGAGCGATCCTGATCGCGACAAGATGCTTGAAATGTTCAAGAACCTCGAGCTGGCCGTGGCGTGTGAAGTGCTGATGAGCGAAACCGCCCTTGAATGTGACATCGTGCTGCCGGAGACGTCGTTTTACGAAATGGCGGAGGTTCGCCAGGGGCTTTGGCTGGGTGCCGAAGCGATCATCTGCCAGCCGGCCATCGAGCCGATCGGTGAATCCAAACCGCCTTACGAGATTGCCAAGGGGATTGCCCAGAAGATGGGATGGGGTGAACATTTCGCCTTTGAACACTGGGAAGACTGGGCCAAAACCGCCACGGCCGATTTGCCCGGCGGGCTGGAAAAACTGAAAGAGCTCGGGTTCTGGGCGCAGCCGCCCAAATTCAACAAGCTGCCTGACTGCCTGGCGACCAAGACGGGCAAGATCGAAATCTTTTCCCATGCCTATGCGGATGCCGGCTTCAATGCCTATCCCGAATACACCGAGCGCAGCGTGCTGCCGGATGACGACTATCCGTTGCAGGTGACGCATTCAAAACTGTCGATGCACTGCAATATCGTGACGCAGAACAACCCGTTGCTGATGGAAATCTGTCCGGAAAACTGGGTTGAAATCAACGCCAGCGACGCCGCGAAATACGCCATCGAAGATGACCAGATGGTCGTCATCGAAAGCCCCAAGGACAATATCACCATCCGCGCCAAGGTCGTGCAGGGACTGGTTCCGGGCGCCGTGTCGATACGGCATGGCCATGGCTTTGGCCATTGGGCAATGGGATCTGTTGCAAAGGGCAAAGGTGCCCATTCCAACAATCTGATGGAAATTCACACCAACCCGGTAACCGGCGCCAATTGCTACAACGAATGCAAGGTCCGGGTGCGCCCGGCCTGA
- a CDS encoding ATP-binding cassette domain-containing protein — translation MSEHLRCEGIQVSFGGVVACNDISLTVEKGKIVGLIGPNGAGKTTLFNVLTRFQPYAAGSVFHNGENIDALRPHEMVHRGLARTFQNINLFKDQTTLRNIMTGGHSLMGDPIQAMFWTPSARQKEHEIEERALEIAETLNLTAELENEVGNLPYGYQKRVELGRALASKPSILLLDEPVAGCNDDETAELQEIIRKVNTELGVSVLLVEHDMKMVMKVCDYLYVINFGANLAEGTPEEIRKNPEVIKAYLGEEEHV, via the coding sequence ATGAGCGAACATCTGCGCTGCGAAGGCATTCAGGTCAGCTTTGGCGGGGTTGTTGCGTGCAATGACATCTCGCTGACGGTCGAAAAGGGAAAGATCGTGGGCCTGATCGGCCCCAACGGGGCCGGCAAGACAACCCTGTTCAACGTACTGACACGGTTCCAGCCCTACGCGGCCGGATCGGTGTTCCACAACGGCGAAAACATCGACGCGCTGCGGCCCCATGAAATGGTCCACCGCGGCCTGGCCCGCACTTTTCAGAACATCAACCTGTTCAAGGACCAGACCACGTTGCGCAATATCATGACGGGCGGGCATTCGCTGATGGGCGATCCGATCCAGGCCATGTTCTGGACCCCGTCGGCGCGGCAGAAGGAACACGAGATCGAAGAACGCGCGCTGGAAATAGCAGAAACCCTCAACCTGACCGCAGAGCTGGAAAACGAGGTCGGCAACCTGCCCTACGGCTATCAGAAACGCGTCGAGCTGGGCCGGGCGCTGGCCTCCAAGCCATCAATCCTGCTGCTCGATGAACCGGTGGCCGGCTGCAACGATGATGAAACCGCAGAACTTCAGGAAATCATTCGCAAGGTGAACACCGAACTGGGCGTTTCGGTGCTTCTGGTCGAACACGACATGAAGATGGTCATGAAGGTGTGTGACTACCTTTACGTCATCAATTTCGGCGCCAATCTCGCAGAAGGAACCCCGGAGGAAATCCGCAAGAACCCGGAAGTGATCAAGGCTTATCTGGGCGAGGAGGAACACGTATGA
- a CDS encoding ATP-binding cassette domain-containing protein gives MSSLQVEGLKANYGPITALKDVSIEVPQKSIVALLGANGAGKSTTLKCISGVVKPAGGSIQWDGTAITGQTPNAVTRKGIAQVPEGRRIFKDLSVTDNLEMGAYTRSDRAQIEKDLDDIFDLFPRLKERHTQLGGSLSGGEQQMLAIGRGLMAAPRLLMLDEPSLGLAPIVVSQIFETLQRLVAERELTILLVEQNMKMALKVSSYGYVMQLGKVMISGSSNELEENKEVYETYLGIA, from the coding sequence ATGAGTTCTCTGCAAGTCGAAGGCCTGAAAGCGAATTACGGCCCGATAACCGCCCTCAAGGATGTTTCGATCGAAGTGCCCCAGAAAAGCATCGTGGCACTTCTGGGCGCCAACGGGGCGGGCAAGTCAACGACACTGAAATGCATCTCAGGGGTGGTCAAACCCGCCGGAGGATCGATCCAGTGGGACGGCACGGCCATCACCGGCCAGACACCGAATGCGGTAACGCGCAAGGGTATTGCCCAGGTGCCGGAAGGGCGGCGCATCTTCAAGGACCTGTCGGTCACCGACAATCTTGAAATGGGTGCCTACACCCGGTCGGATCGGGCCCAGATCGAGAAGGACCTGGATGACATTTTCGACCTTTTCCCACGTCTCAAGGAAAGGCACACACAGCTTGGCGGCTCGCTGTCCGGCGGCGAACAGCAAATGCTGGCAATCGGACGCGGCCTCATGGCGGCACCGCGGTTGCTGATGCTCGACGAACCGTCCCTCGGGCTCGCGCCCATCGTGGTCTCTCAGATTTTCGAAACCCTGCAAAGGCTTGTCGCGGAACGGGAGCTGACCATCCTGCTGGTTGAACAAAACATGAAAATGGCGCTCAAGGTATCGAGCTACGGATACGTCATGCAATTGGGGAAAGTAATGATCTCCGGCTCTTCAAACGAGCTGGAGGAGAACAAGGAGGTTTATGAAACTTATCTAGGAATCGCCTGA
- a CDS encoding ArsR/SmtB family transcription factor translates to MNRLAALSQETRLDILRYLVRMGPDGAIAGRIGEELGQGSATLAFHLNILTAAGLLMREKRGRQNLYRANISAVYALSAYLLENCCAGAEEESADTPASFVNQA, encoded by the coding sequence TTGAATCGACTCGCTGCTCTTTCGCAGGAAACCCGCCTGGACATTCTTAGATATCTGGTGCGCATGGGACCTGATGGTGCAATCGCCGGGCGAATTGGCGAGGAGCTTGGGCAAGGATCGGCGACACTGGCCTTTCATCTGAACATCCTGACGGCGGCAGGCCTGCTGATGCGTGAAAAACGCGGCCGTCAGAACCTGTACCGGGCAAATATCAGCGCGGTTTATGCGCTGAGTGCCTACCTGCTGGAAAATTGCTGTGCCGGGGCGGAAGAGGAATCCGCCGACACCCCGGCATCATTTGTCAACCAAGCCTGA
- a CDS encoding 4Fe-4S dicluster domain-containing protein, with translation MQHGFYFAAELCVKCHACEIACKTWNEVEVGPRWREVVKVETGEFPDVQAMNVSMACMHCGDAPCQTACPVGAISKRGEDGIVLVDPSVCIGCGFCAWACPFNAPQLTAMAGKMEKCNFCQTPGSERPHDMPRACEEVCPTGAIKSGSLAELAQQNRRKVAGKLGGSQGMQGFPGVVVDGADRFGGNK, from the coding sequence ATGCAACATGGATTCTATTTCGCAGCCGAGCTTTGCGTCAAATGTCACGCCTGTGAGATCGCCTGCAAGACCTGGAACGAGGTTGAGGTTGGCCCGAGATGGCGGGAGGTGGTCAAGGTCGAAACCGGAGAGTTTCCGGATGTCCAGGCAATGAACGTTTCCATGGCCTGCATGCATTGCGGAGATGCACCCTGCCAGACTGCGTGTCCAGTGGGCGCAATCAGCAAGCGCGGTGAAGACGGCATTGTTCTGGTCGACCCCAGCGTGTGCATTGGTTGCGGTTTCTGTGCCTGGGCCTGCCCGTTCAATGCACCACAGCTGACGGCGATGGCCGGCAAGATGGAAAAATGCAATTTCTGCCAGACGCCGGGCAGCGAACGCCCGCACGACATGCCGCGCGCCTGCGAGGAAGTGTGTCCGACCGGGGCCATCAAGTCAGGATCACTTGCCGAGCTGGCGCAGCAGAACCGCAGGAAGGTTGCCGGAAAACTGGGCGGTAGCCAGGGCATGCAAGGCTTTCCGGGAGTGGTTGTTGACGGTGCCGACCGTTTCGGCGGGAACAAATGA
- the arsD gene encoding arsenite efflux transporter metallochaperone ArsD — MANIRVYDPAQCCSTGVCGPDADEAIAQFSSALEKARKSGVSVDRFTLGHQPGEYVKNTTVKSLLDSEGVDCLPIVFVGDEVLSKGDYPGRAELLASVGIKDDGAQAASDTDKTASSCCG, encoded by the coding sequence ATGGCAAATATCAGAGTTTACGACCCCGCCCAGTGCTGTTCGACCGGCGTTTGCGGCCCCGATGCGGACGAAGCCATTGCACAGTTTTCCAGCGCCCTGGAAAAAGCCCGGAAATCCGGCGTATCCGTAGATCGTTTCACCCTCGGCCACCAGCCGGGAGAATATGTAAAGAACACCACTGTGAAATCGCTCCTGGACAGCGAAGGCGTGGATTGCCTGCCGATCGTTTTTGTCGGAGATGAAGTCCTGTCCAAGGGCGATTATCCCGGGCGGGCGGAGTTGCTTGCGTCGGTTGGCATCAAGGATGACGGCGCACAGGCTGCATCGGACACTGACAAAACCGCCAGCAGCTGTTGCGGATAG